One stretch of Oncorhynchus gorbuscha isolate QuinsamMale2020 ecotype Even-year linkage group LG21, OgorEven_v1.0, whole genome shotgun sequence DNA includes these proteins:
- the LOC124008762 gene encoding uncharacterized protein LOC124008762 isoform X2, translating into MSRFDVQDHQGVHFLSGRKATECGYTMLFNPHGDLVFRASFLACHVNNQGDSEFRLKVWLVTRQVNGRDLGYPFLLHCSAQWPWGFREFVCEESYMEVSINGPVPAALHSGQEKKEVGKSGMMFHRPGHTKEEVRPRTMTEASALGYHISESGSRIILRCPYSSPLSYTIKEKGVELEVVNATILYPHQGKVLAIDATVACSMNEATVDGTHLLWPVPHVLSPLVHGRFRDRGMRIGVETLALSESVIKDRGYEISLRDGVVEVSVPFGAEGTHIKSGVLEGQYSQSLSVDLFYMHQWEDDRWPLTQHRSFRFLKTAYVPRTPILTDNTISSQKLFSVSLGVFPPDVSLHNVTGGREGDTLSWVQVPYPNGSHSYQLHAPFSHSSVLQKYIDGGYRRYTLPLTFSLTISPHGEVFYHNATIVSDVQEQTAPEPPRLEGKCTERGLLVLLHYGTLERSWELFLGDRRLDWELVEMGGFTVETEEDYFSVEIPLYSPGMTYEEVSLQGVVGRLEVSVVDIDTLKVENSLIHRCTFRVRELLVCLPEGRMVVVTDTSRTIPPTQPKHTTLLDPSCVPQETDSVRALFNFSLDSCGSIATVEGDFLVYENQVLFPKELITTDDPPSHRDSPYRLTIQCRYPAIDTDIVSIEHPVHPTFALSPMLPLKHTQREASRSGQYVAGVCVAIVVMGALIAATLKMLCCPIKM; encoded by the exons ATGAGCCGATTCGACGTTCAAG ACCACCAGGGAGTTCACTTCCTGTCCGGCCGAAAGGCCACTGAGTGTGGCTACACCATGCTCTTCAATCCCCACGGAGACCTGGTGTTCCGTGCCTCGTTCCTCGCCTGCCACGTCAACAACCAG GGAGACTCGGAGTTCCGTCTGAAGGTGTGGTTGGTGACCCGGCAGGTGAATGGGAGGGACCTAGGGTACCCCTTCCTGCTCCACTGCTCAGCCCAGTGGCCCTGGGGCTTCCGGGAGTTCGTCTGCGAGGAGAGCTACATGGAG GTGTCCATAAATGGACCGGTCCCAGCTGCATTACACTCTGGGCAGGAGAAAAAGGAGGTGGGAAAGAGCGGCATGATGTTCCACAGACCAGGCCACACCAAGGAGGAGGTTAGACCCAGGACCATGACGGAGGCCAGTGCCCTGGGCTACCACATCTCTGAGTCAGGCTCCAGGATCATCCTGCGCTGCCCCtactcttcacccctctcctacACCATCAAG GAGAAAGGGGTTGAGTTGGAGGTGGTCAATGCTACCATCCTGTACCCACATCAAGGGAAGGTCCTTGCCATCGATGCCACAGTGGCCTGCTCCATGA ATGAGGCGACAGTGGATGGTACCCACCTGCTCTGGCCTGTCCCCCATGTCCTCTCCCCCCTGGTACATGGGAGGTTCAGGGACAGGGGCATGAGAATAGGGGTGGAGACGCTTGCCCTGAGTGAGTCTGTGATCAAGGACAGGGGGTATGAGATAAGCCTGAGGGATGGAGTGGTGGAGGTCAGCGTTCCCTTCGGAGCCGAAGGAACACACattaag AGTGgtgtgttggagggccagtacaGCCAGTCTCTGTCTGTAGACCTGTTCTACATGCACCAGTGGGAGGATGACCGGTGGCCCCTCACCCAGCATCGCTCCTTCAGGTTCCTCAAGACCGCCTACGTCCCCCGGACCCCCATACTTACAGACA ACACCATATCGTCCCAGAAGctgttctctgtctccctggGTGTGTTCCCTCCTGACGTGTCCCTCCACAACGTCaccggggggagggagggggacactTTGTCCTGGGTCCAGGTCCCTTACCCCAACGGGTCACATTCCTACCAGCTTCATGCCCCCTTCTCACACTCCTCCGTTCTTCAGAAG TATATTGATGGGGGCTATAGGAGGtacaccctccctctcaccttttccctgaCCATCTCACCCCATGGAGAGGTCTTCTACCATAATGCCACCATTGTGAGTGATGTTCAAGAGCAGACAG CCCCAGAACCTCCCAGGCTGGAGGGTAAGTGCACTGAGAGGGGCCTCCTGGTGCTACTGCACTACGGGACCCTGGAGCGGAGCTGGGAGCTCTTCCTTGGGGACCGCCGGCTGGACTGGGAGCTAGTGGAAATGGGGGGATTCACCGTGGAAACAGAGGAGGACTACTTTAGTGTGGAGATCCCACTCTATAGTCCGGGCATGACCTATGAG GAAGTGAGTTTGCAGGGTGTTGTTGGCCGTCTGGAAGTCAGTGTGGTGGACATAGACACACTCAAGGTGGAGAACAGCCTCATCCATCGCTGCACCTTCCGTGTCAGAGAGTTACTGG TGTGCTTACCAGAGGGGAGGATGGTAGTAGTAACTGATACGTCACGTACCATCCCGCCCACCCAGCCAAAACACACCACCCTTTTGGACCCCAGCTGTGTCCCCCAAGAGACGGACAGCGTCAGGGCCTTATTCAATTTCTCCCTGGATTCCTGTGGTTCCATTGCGACT GTTGAGGGGGATTTCCTAGTATATGAGAACCAGGTGCTGTTCCCCAAAGAACTTATCACCACGGATGACCCCCCCAGCCACAGAGACTCCCcttacag gcTGACCATCCAGTGCCGCTACCCTGCCATCGACACCGACATTGTCTCCATTGAACACCCTGTCCATCCAACCTTTGCCCTCTCACCTATGCTGCCTCTTAAACACACTCAAAGGGAGGCCTCCCGCAGTGGGCAGTATGTGGCAGGGGTGTGTGTGGCGATTGTTGTGATGGGAGCTTTGATTGCTGCTACATTGAAGATGCTCTGTTGCccaataaaaatgtaa
- the LOC124008762 gene encoding uncharacterized protein LOC124008762 isoform X1, whose product MKFDELQKKVEKDKEIEIKLLHLQLHLYTIPNMTIPCTMKVRAIKIILCILLLCATLGTPTPVPVGTFRSECHERHFWLFVRSGFLGIMSRFDVQDHQGVHFLSGRKATECGYTMLFNPHGDLVFRASFLACHVNNQGDSEFRLKVWLVTRQVNGRDLGYPFLLHCSAQWPWGFREFVCEESYMEVSINGPVPAALHSGQEKKEVGKSGMMFHRPGHTKEEVRPRTMTEASALGYHISESGSRIILRCPYSSPLSYTIKEKGVELEVVNATILYPHQGKVLAIDATVACSMNEATVDGTHLLWPVPHVLSPLVHGRFRDRGMRIGVETLALSESVIKDRGYEISLRDGVVEVSVPFGAEGTHIKSGVLEGQYSQSLSVDLFYMHQWEDDRWPLTQHRSFRFLKTAYVPRTPILTDNTISSQKLFSVSLGVFPPDVSLHNVTGGREGDTLSWVQVPYPNGSHSYQLHAPFSHSSVLQKYIDGGYRRYTLPLTFSLTISPHGEVFYHNATIVSDVQEQTAPEPPRLEGKCTERGLLVLLHYGTLERSWELFLGDRRLDWELVEMGGFTVETEEDYFSVEIPLYSPGMTYEEVSLQGVVGRLEVSVVDIDTLKVENSLIHRCTFRVRELLVCLPEGRMVVVTDTSRTIPPTQPKHTTLLDPSCVPQETDSVRALFNFSLDSCGSIATVEGDFLVYENQVLFPKELITTDDPPSHRDSPYRLTIQCRYPAIDTDIVSIEHPVHPTFALSPMLPLKHTQREASRSGQYVAGVCVAIVVMGALIAATLKMLCCPIKM is encoded by the exons ATGAAGTTTGATGAATTGCAAAAGAAAGTAGAGAAAGATAAGGAAATAGAAATTAAGTTACTACACCTACAGCTACACCTTTACACAATACCAAACATGACCATACCTTGTACAATGAAAGTTAGGGCTATCAAAATCATTCTGTG CATACTGTTACTCTGTGCTACACTCGGTACTCCAACTCCTGTACCAGTTG GAACATTCCGGTCTGAGTGTCATGAGCGTCACTTCTGGCTGTTTGTCAGGTCTGGCTTCCTTGGCATTATGAGCCGATTCGACGTTCAAG ACCACCAGGGAGTTCACTTCCTGTCCGGCCGAAAGGCCACTGAGTGTGGCTACACCATGCTCTTCAATCCCCACGGAGACCTGGTGTTCCGTGCCTCGTTCCTCGCCTGCCACGTCAACAACCAG GGAGACTCGGAGTTCCGTCTGAAGGTGTGGTTGGTGACCCGGCAGGTGAATGGGAGGGACCTAGGGTACCCCTTCCTGCTCCACTGCTCAGCCCAGTGGCCCTGGGGCTTCCGGGAGTTCGTCTGCGAGGAGAGCTACATGGAG GTGTCCATAAATGGACCGGTCCCAGCTGCATTACACTCTGGGCAGGAGAAAAAGGAGGTGGGAAAGAGCGGCATGATGTTCCACAGACCAGGCCACACCAAGGAGGAGGTTAGACCCAGGACCATGACGGAGGCCAGTGCCCTGGGCTACCACATCTCTGAGTCAGGCTCCAGGATCATCCTGCGCTGCCCCtactcttcacccctctcctacACCATCAAG GAGAAAGGGGTTGAGTTGGAGGTGGTCAATGCTACCATCCTGTACCCACATCAAGGGAAGGTCCTTGCCATCGATGCCACAGTGGCCTGCTCCATGA ATGAGGCGACAGTGGATGGTACCCACCTGCTCTGGCCTGTCCCCCATGTCCTCTCCCCCCTGGTACATGGGAGGTTCAGGGACAGGGGCATGAGAATAGGGGTGGAGACGCTTGCCCTGAGTGAGTCTGTGATCAAGGACAGGGGGTATGAGATAAGCCTGAGGGATGGAGTGGTGGAGGTCAGCGTTCCCTTCGGAGCCGAAGGAACACACattaag AGTGgtgtgttggagggccagtacaGCCAGTCTCTGTCTGTAGACCTGTTCTACATGCACCAGTGGGAGGATGACCGGTGGCCCCTCACCCAGCATCGCTCCTTCAGGTTCCTCAAGACCGCCTACGTCCCCCGGACCCCCATACTTACAGACA ACACCATATCGTCCCAGAAGctgttctctgtctccctggGTGTGTTCCCTCCTGACGTGTCCCTCCACAACGTCaccggggggagggagggggacactTTGTCCTGGGTCCAGGTCCCTTACCCCAACGGGTCACATTCCTACCAGCTTCATGCCCCCTTCTCACACTCCTCCGTTCTTCAGAAG TATATTGATGGGGGCTATAGGAGGtacaccctccctctcaccttttccctgaCCATCTCACCCCATGGAGAGGTCTTCTACCATAATGCCACCATTGTGAGTGATGTTCAAGAGCAGACAG CCCCAGAACCTCCCAGGCTGGAGGGTAAGTGCACTGAGAGGGGCCTCCTGGTGCTACTGCACTACGGGACCCTGGAGCGGAGCTGGGAGCTCTTCCTTGGGGACCGCCGGCTGGACTGGGAGCTAGTGGAAATGGGGGGATTCACCGTGGAAACAGAGGAGGACTACTTTAGTGTGGAGATCCCACTCTATAGTCCGGGCATGACCTATGAG GAAGTGAGTTTGCAGGGTGTTGTTGGCCGTCTGGAAGTCAGTGTGGTGGACATAGACACACTCAAGGTGGAGAACAGCCTCATCCATCGCTGCACCTTCCGTGTCAGAGAGTTACTGG TGTGCTTACCAGAGGGGAGGATGGTAGTAGTAACTGATACGTCACGTACCATCCCGCCCACCCAGCCAAAACACACCACCCTTTTGGACCCCAGCTGTGTCCCCCAAGAGACGGACAGCGTCAGGGCCTTATTCAATTTCTCCCTGGATTCCTGTGGTTCCATTGCGACT GTTGAGGGGGATTTCCTAGTATATGAGAACCAGGTGCTGTTCCCCAAAGAACTTATCACCACGGATGACCCCCCCAGCCACAGAGACTCCCcttacag gcTGACCATCCAGTGCCGCTACCCTGCCATCGACACCGACATTGTCTCCATTGAACACCCTGTCCATCCAACCTTTGCCCTCTCACCTATGCTGCCTCTTAAACACACTCAAAGGGAGGCCTCCCGCAGTGGGCAGTATGTGGCAGGGGTGTGTGTGGCGATTGTTGTGATGGGAGCTTTGATTGCTGCTACATTGAAGATGCTCTGTTGCccaataaaaatgtaa